From Seriola aureovittata isolate HTS-2021-v1 ecotype China chromosome 16, ASM2101889v1, whole genome shotgun sequence, one genomic window encodes:
- the eomesa gene encoding eomesodermin homolog a isoform X2: protein MQLENILPSSSINLPKTFYNLSSSDSANNSPRPSSQLEYQEVDRTESESSSAPKKYLSGVGNGMLGEGDTFTKTGPDGRKGSPVLGEDELTSGRRYNIDELGSDRYFISSSQASTDMASPCSLFPYAGQTGSVYTGSSSSRYPASLHYGSVLPPTGFSSSSVCTGRSQFSSGGYQFSQGPGCLYPSYPGTGTGIGSMSLPGSAAGARAQVYLCNRPLWLKFHRHQTEMIITKQGRRMFPFLSFNITGLNLTAHYNVFVEIVLADPNHWRFQGGKWVTCGKADNNMQGNKMYVHPESPNTGAHWMRQEISFGKLKLTNNKGANNNNTQMIVLQSLHKYQPRLHIVEVTEDGVEDMSNEARTQTFTFPENQFIAVTAYQNTDITQLKIDHNPFAKGFRDNYDSMYTAPESDRLTPSPTDSPRSTQIVPGARYAMQPFFQDQFVNNLPQNRFYTGERAVPQTNSLLSPQSEDASAAASAQRWFVPPVQQPGSNKLDLSYDNDYSTSSLLSYGIKPLSLQTSHALSYYPDSAFASMAAGWGTRSTYQRKMTTGLPWSPRPSPPAFPEDQLGATKDKLPEESAPAASTWIETSHSLKSVDSTDSGVYSMVCKRRRMSPGGSSTENSPTIKCEDLTTEEYNKDNPKGAKA from the exons ATGCAGCTAGAGAACATCCTTCCCAGCTCTAGCATCAATTTACCCAAAACCTTTTACAACCTTTCCTCGTCGGACAGTGCCAACAACAGCCCGAGGCCATCATCGCAGCTTGAATATCAAGAAGTCGACCGGACGGAATCAGAGTCTAGCAGCGCTCCTAAGAAATACCTGAGCGGGGTGGGAAACGGGATGCTGGGTGAGGGGGACACTTTCACTAAGACCGGGCCCGATGGGAGGAAAGGCTCCCCGGTGCTCGGTGAGGACGAGCTGACGAGCGGTCGGCGGTACAACATAGACGAACTTGGCTCTGACAGATACTTCATCTCGTCGTCCCAGGCGAGTACCGACATGGCAAGCCCCTGTTCCCTCTTTCCCTATGCAGGGCAGACCGGCTCGGTGTACACAGGGTCCAGCAGCTCCAGGTACCCGGCTTCACTTCATTACGGATCCGTCCTGCCGCCGACAGGCTTCTCCTCCTCGTCCGTGTGCACCGGCCGGAGCCAGTTTAGCAGCGGAGGGTACCAGTTCAGCCAGGGTCCGGGCTGTTTGTACCCCTCCTATCCGGGTACGGGGACGGGTATCGGCTCCATGTCTCTGCCGGGGTCTGCCGCCGGAGCCAGGGCGCAGGTGTATCTGTGTAACCGGCCTCTGTGGCTGAAATTCCACCGGCACCAGACCGAGATGATCATCACCAAACAGGGCAG ACGGATGTTCCCATTCCTCAGTTTCAACATCACTGGACTCAACCTCACGGCCCATTACAATGTCTTTGTAGAAATTGTTTTGGCTGACCCGAATCACTGGCGCTTTCAGGGAGGAAAGTGGGTCACTTGTGGGAAAGCAGACAATAATATGCAAG GTAACAAGATGTATGTTCATCCTGAATCCCCAAACACCGGTGCTCACTGGATGAGGCAAGAAATCTCTTTTGGCAAGTTGAAGCTGACAAACAATAAAGGggccaacaacaacaacacacag ATGATAGTCTTGCAGTCGCTTCATAAATACCAACCTCGGCTGCACATTGTGGAGGTGACAGAAGACGGAGTGGAGGACATGAGCAACGAGGCCAGAACTCAGACCTTCACCTTCCCAGAGAACCAGTTTATAGCCGTCACTGCTTATCAGAACACAGAT atcACACAGCTGAAGATAGATCACAACCCATTTGCAAAAGGCTTCCGGGACAATTATGACTC GATGTACACAGCCCCGGAGAGTGACAGGTTGACTCCATCCCCTACAGATTCCCCACGCTCCACCCAAATTGTGCCTGGGGCCCGCTACGCCATGCAGCCTTTCTTTCAGGACCAGTTTGTCAACAACCTGCCTCAGAACCGCTTCTACACGGGGGAACGGGCTGTTCCCCAAACCAACAGCCTCCTCTCCCCGCAGAGTGAGGACGCCAGCGCCGCTGCCTCTGCCCAGCGCTGGTTTGTCCCTCCAGTTCAACAGCCAGGCTCCAACAAGCTGGATCTGTCGTATGACAATGACTATTCCACCAGCAGCCTGCTGTCCTATGGCATCAAGCCCCTGTCCCTGCAGACGTCCCACGCCCTCAGTTACTATCCAGACTCGGCCTTCGCCTCCATGGCTGCTGGTTGGGGCACCAGAAGCACTTACCAGCGCAAGATGACCACGGGCCTGCCATGGTCCCCGCGTCCAAGCCCCCCGGCCTTCCCAGAGGATCAGCTGGGGGCCACTAAAGACAAGCTGCCGGAGGAGAGCGCGCCGGCAGCCTCAACCTGGATCGAGACGTCCCACTCACTGAAATCGGTGGACTCTACTGATTCTGGTGTGTACTCCATGGTCTGCAAGAGGCGCAGGATGTCTCCTGGGGGCTCAAGCACAGAGAACTCCCCAACCATCAAGTGTGAGGACTTGACTACGGAGGAGTACAACAAGGACAACCCAAAAG GTGCCAAAGCTTAG
- the eomesa gene encoding eomesodermin homolog a isoform X1: MQLENILPSSSINLPKTFYNLSSSDSANNSPRPSSQLEYQEVDRTESESSSAPKKYLSGVGNGMLGEGDTFTKTGPDGRKGSPVLGEDELTSGRRYNIDELGSDRYFISSSQASTDMASPCSLFPYAGQTGSVYTGSSSSRYPASLHYGSVLPPTGFSSSSVCTGRSQFSSGGYQFSQGPGCLYPSYPGTGTGIGSMSLPGSAAGARAQVYLCNRPLWLKFHRHQTEMIITKQGRRMFPFLSFNITGLNLTAHYNVFVEIVLADPNHWRFQGGKWVTCGKADNNMQGNKMYVHPESPNTGAHWMRQEISFGKLKLTNNKGANNNNTQMIVLQSLHKYQPRLHIVEVTEDGVEDMSNEARTQTFTFPENQFIAVTAYQNTDITQLKIDHNPFAKGFRDNYDSMYTAPESDRLTPSPTDSPRSTQIVPGARYAMQPFFQDQFVNNLPQNRFYTGERAVPQTNSLLSPQSEDASAAASAQRWFVPPVQQPGSNKLDLSYDNDYSTSSLLSYGIKPLSLQTSHALSYYPDSAFASMAAGWGTRSTYQRKMTTGLPWSPRPSPPAFPEDQLGATKDKLPEESAPAASTWIETSHSLKSVDSTDSGVYSMVCKRRRMSPGGSSTENSPTIKCEDLTTEEYNKDNPKGMGYYAFYTSP; the protein is encoded by the exons ATGCAGCTAGAGAACATCCTTCCCAGCTCTAGCATCAATTTACCCAAAACCTTTTACAACCTTTCCTCGTCGGACAGTGCCAACAACAGCCCGAGGCCATCATCGCAGCTTGAATATCAAGAAGTCGACCGGACGGAATCAGAGTCTAGCAGCGCTCCTAAGAAATACCTGAGCGGGGTGGGAAACGGGATGCTGGGTGAGGGGGACACTTTCACTAAGACCGGGCCCGATGGGAGGAAAGGCTCCCCGGTGCTCGGTGAGGACGAGCTGACGAGCGGTCGGCGGTACAACATAGACGAACTTGGCTCTGACAGATACTTCATCTCGTCGTCCCAGGCGAGTACCGACATGGCAAGCCCCTGTTCCCTCTTTCCCTATGCAGGGCAGACCGGCTCGGTGTACACAGGGTCCAGCAGCTCCAGGTACCCGGCTTCACTTCATTACGGATCCGTCCTGCCGCCGACAGGCTTCTCCTCCTCGTCCGTGTGCACCGGCCGGAGCCAGTTTAGCAGCGGAGGGTACCAGTTCAGCCAGGGTCCGGGCTGTTTGTACCCCTCCTATCCGGGTACGGGGACGGGTATCGGCTCCATGTCTCTGCCGGGGTCTGCCGCCGGAGCCAGGGCGCAGGTGTATCTGTGTAACCGGCCTCTGTGGCTGAAATTCCACCGGCACCAGACCGAGATGATCATCACCAAACAGGGCAG ACGGATGTTCCCATTCCTCAGTTTCAACATCACTGGACTCAACCTCACGGCCCATTACAATGTCTTTGTAGAAATTGTTTTGGCTGACCCGAATCACTGGCGCTTTCAGGGAGGAAAGTGGGTCACTTGTGGGAAAGCAGACAATAATATGCAAG GTAACAAGATGTATGTTCATCCTGAATCCCCAAACACCGGTGCTCACTGGATGAGGCAAGAAATCTCTTTTGGCAAGTTGAAGCTGACAAACAATAAAGGggccaacaacaacaacacacag ATGATAGTCTTGCAGTCGCTTCATAAATACCAACCTCGGCTGCACATTGTGGAGGTGACAGAAGACGGAGTGGAGGACATGAGCAACGAGGCCAGAACTCAGACCTTCACCTTCCCAGAGAACCAGTTTATAGCCGTCACTGCTTATCAGAACACAGAT atcACACAGCTGAAGATAGATCACAACCCATTTGCAAAAGGCTTCCGGGACAATTATGACTC GATGTACACAGCCCCGGAGAGTGACAGGTTGACTCCATCCCCTACAGATTCCCCACGCTCCACCCAAATTGTGCCTGGGGCCCGCTACGCCATGCAGCCTTTCTTTCAGGACCAGTTTGTCAACAACCTGCCTCAGAACCGCTTCTACACGGGGGAACGGGCTGTTCCCCAAACCAACAGCCTCCTCTCCCCGCAGAGTGAGGACGCCAGCGCCGCTGCCTCTGCCCAGCGCTGGTTTGTCCCTCCAGTTCAACAGCCAGGCTCCAACAAGCTGGATCTGTCGTATGACAATGACTATTCCACCAGCAGCCTGCTGTCCTATGGCATCAAGCCCCTGTCCCTGCAGACGTCCCACGCCCTCAGTTACTATCCAGACTCGGCCTTCGCCTCCATGGCTGCTGGTTGGGGCACCAGAAGCACTTACCAGCGCAAGATGACCACGGGCCTGCCATGGTCCCCGCGTCCAAGCCCCCCGGCCTTCCCAGAGGATCAGCTGGGGGCCACTAAAGACAAGCTGCCGGAGGAGAGCGCGCCGGCAGCCTCAACCTGGATCGAGACGTCCCACTCACTGAAATCGGTGGACTCTACTGATTCTGGTGTGTACTCCATGGTCTGCAAGAGGCGCAGGATGTCTCCTGGGGGCTCAAGCACAGAGAACTCCCCAACCATCAAGTGTGAGGACTTGACTACGGAGGAGTACAACAAGGACAACCCAAAAGGCATGGGTTATTATGCATTCTACACAAGCCCCTAA